In Gossypium hirsutum isolate 1008001.06 chromosome A10, Gossypium_hirsutum_v2.1, whole genome shotgun sequence, the DNA window AATGGGGACTTAAGTATTGCATACAAACTGTTCAAAAAATTGTTTGAGAGAGGTGTTATGCCTGATGTCGAGTCTTATAGGATATTAATGCAAAGGGTATGCAAGAAGAGTCAAGTGAATAGAGCTGTAGATTTGTTAGAAGATATGTTGAATAAAAGATTTGTACCAGATTCATTGAGTTATACTACTTTGTTGAATAGTTTGTGTAGGAAGAAGAAGCTTAGAGAAGGAAGAGCTATGGATGCTATTAAGGTTTTTGCACAGCCATTACAGTGGAAGAAATCATATCAACTATTGCGAAATTTTAGATTTCAGGACAACTTTAAGCTTGGATATCAATGGTATCGCCCTTGTTTATACCACTGCAACTTTAGCTGTTGCTATGACAAGTTACCTGCCTGTCATCACTTTTTTATTGGCTGTGTTAATCGATTAAATTACACCATCAGTGGCCGATGACAAGAGACGAATTTTGGGTCAGTGGAGAATTATTAGCCGACCAAACAAGGGCGTTATTTCTAGATGTGTTGTAATACCAAATAGAGAAAGTGTAGAGATTTGTAGAAGAACTCATTGACTTAAACCAAGCAGCGAAGATTTTGTTTGAAcagataagattttttttttgagatggAGTCCATGGGAAATCCAAGAAATTGAAAGATCGATATTGCCAGGACAACAATGGCGGAAGGTTACAGAGGAAGAGGCAAAGAAGATTTTTTTTTAcagtctcttcttcttcttcttctctattATTAacgttatttttttttcaatttttttttaaattgggtgGGTTTTACTATGTACATCcaatgtggcaagttaacttgccacatcagcTGGTTAAATTGTCACATCAGCTGTCCCGTTAACCCCTAATGGAAATTGTTAATCGGTGattattttgtcacttttttataacgttagtgactgttttattattttttaaaagttgagtgactgataTGAAACCTAAGTGACTATTTTGTTAATTATTCTAAAATTGAGTGACTGTTAGTgcaatttacatattttacacCACACTATGATATACGAGGTAAGGCAAATGCAGTAGCCGACTGTGCTACGTGTCAACTATCTGTCATTGCAAACGTTAGTGCTTACGTATTAATAAAGGCCTGTCTTGACTAtcaaaaagaattttatttttttttggaaaggCTGCTATTCTTCACTATAGAGCCTCGCAAACGCCCAAATCAAATCCCAAATTCGTTGCTTTTCATTTATCGAGGAAAACTCACTTCAGGtatatttcctttttttatttcgaaattCAACGCTTCAATCTTATTATATCTTGTGATTTTCTTGGAAGCCAAACTGAGGCTGGCGCTTATTGATTTTTGTTGTTGTTCCAGTCTTGGATTTAGAGTTTCTGTTTTTAACATAGTTAGTTGAAGCAAGCAATCATGGCAAGGAAGATGTTGGTTGATGGAGAATTAA includes these proteins:
- the LOC107897754 gene encoding pentatricopeptide repeat-containing protein At4g01400, mitochondrial; amino-acid sequence: MSTLFSYLIKIYAEADLSQKALNVFYKMLEFNVKPLLRNLNHILELLVSHRDFIMPVFDLFKIAYKYSVFPNTKSYNILMGAFCLNGDLSIAYKLFKKLFERGVMPDVESYRILMQRVCKKSQVNRAVDLLEDMLNKRFVPDSLSYTTLLNSLCRKKKLREGRAMDAIKVFAQPLQWKKSYQLLRNFRFQDNFKLGYQWYRPCLYHCNFSCCYDKLPACHHFFIGCVNRLNYTISGR